A window of Mucilaginibacter paludis DSM 18603 contains these coding sequences:
- a CDS encoding MOSC domain-containing protein, with amino-acid sequence MLRVSKLFVYPIKSLGGVELTSAKVTDRGFEHDRRWMLVDGANRFLSQREFAQMALLRVNILADGLLVSHLTSADQLLIPFVPQTNQTGQFTVWDDTCMGQYVSAKADEWFSRMLGATCRLVYMPDDSQRIVDPEAKYVASRKITSFSDAYPFLLLGQASMDDLNARLPEQIPLNRFRANLVFAGGEPYQEDTMAHFKIGGVDFFGSKLCARCNIPTINQDTGLAAKEPTRTLALYRRNNNKVYLGQNLVHAGEGLVTVGDAIELIETKEMLNSLRLLP; translated from the coding sequence ATGTTGCGCGTTAGTAAATTATTTGTTTACCCCATCAAATCCCTCGGCGGGGTTGAGCTTACATCGGCAAAGGTAACCGACCGCGGCTTTGAGCACGACAGGCGCTGGATGCTGGTTGACGGGGCCAACCGTTTTTTGTCGCAGCGTGAGTTTGCCCAAATGGCGCTTTTAAGGGTTAATATCCTGGCGGATGGCTTGTTGGTGAGCCATTTGACGTCGGCAGATCAGCTGTTAATTCCTTTTGTACCACAAACCAACCAAACCGGGCAGTTTACCGTTTGGGATGATACATGCATGGGCCAATATGTGAGCGCCAAAGCGGATGAGTGGTTCTCGCGGATGTTGGGCGCTACCTGCAGGCTGGTTTATATGCCCGATGATTCGCAGCGCATTGTTGACCCGGAGGCTAAATATGTTGCATCGCGCAAAATAACTTCGTTTAGCGATGCCTATCCTTTTTTATTGCTGGGCCAAGCCTCGATGGACGATTTGAACGCCCGCCTTCCGGAGCAAATTCCGCTGAACAGGTTCAGGGCCAACCTCGTTTTTGCCGGAGGCGAACCTTACCAGGAAGATACCATGGCGCATTTTAAAATAGGTGGCGTTGATTTTTTTGGATCGAAATTGTGCGCCCGCTGCAACATACCAACCATAAATCAGGATACCGGGCTGGCGGCTAAAGAGCCTACCCGCACCCTGGCCCTTTACCGCCGAAACAATAACAAGGTTTACCTGGGGCAAAACTTAGTACATGCCGGCGAGGGCCTTGTTACCGTTGGCGATGCCATTGAACTGATAGAAACTAAAGAAATGTTAAACTCACTAAGGCTTTTACCCTGA
- a CDS encoding DUF6364 family protein, translating into MTTKLTLTVEADVIKKAKLYAKHTGRSLSELIENYLETLTEDQPAMQISPKLKKLAGSVTLPADFDEKKELRAYFENKH; encoded by the coding sequence ATGACGACGAAACTAACATTAACAGTAGAAGCGGATGTGATAAAAAAAGCCAAATTGTACGCTAAGCATACTGGCAGAAGTTTATCAGAATTGATTGAAAACTATTTGGAAACCCTTACTGAAGATCAACCTGCAATGCAAATTTCTCCAAAACTGAAAAAGCTCGCTGGTTCGGTTACCCTGCCTGCAGATTTTGATGAAAAAAAAGAACTGCGTGCCTATTTTGAAAACAAGCATTGA
- a CDS encoding DUF3857 domain-containing protein translates to MKNLFAVLCLALFINYKSHAQTTGVYDQVSMDDLLLKDCDFEKGASAMVLLDKGDAVTSLESVAINYFKRIKIFTEAGKDAANVRITYYSCDGLEQISNLEAETINLEDGKIVATKVEPSQIYTEQIDKNRRAVVFAFPQVKPGSVLEYKYRLVTSSADDFVGWAFQEDIPVRYSELAAKISYSTLYNIITTGYQPFVKDTSVVTGNFLGKGDRQCWWAKANLPSYAKEPFVTPGVKNKQGIYFQLKSLRSGMDFVRFNDTWERIVREMMTKVYFADQLHESLSDQDVLIKKAKSLATDDEKIAYLFAEVKKSVTWNKVNDWATDKGVKAAWSKKTGNSAEINIILYNLLKKSGVKVYPMLVSTRNNGVINPKYGQYDQANVTVDYIPTADTSKYYVLDAAGQYNLYNEVPAEFLNTYGIVINPEKRDGMARAKFLTNEIPAKEVVIIDAAITADHKVSGSTLIANYSYNKAFTQALQKKLGAEKYINHLIDNNNGLKITEPVFENMEVDSLPLTQNFNFVQELTAADDQYIYFNPNLFSPLHSNPFLGEKRNSDIDFGYCNAYIINGTYKIPPGYNIDALPKSMVLNMPDKSIVFKRVAGLLNGSLQVHYNITYTRSTFSVGQYPAIREFYKKMYSMLNEPIVFKKS, encoded by the coding sequence GTGAAAAACCTGTTTGCCGTACTATGCCTCGCTCTGTTTATCAACTATAAAAGCCATGCCCAAACTACCGGCGTTTACGACCAGGTAAGCATGGACGACCTGCTTTTAAAAGATTGTGATTTTGAAAAAGGGGCCAGCGCTATGGTACTTTTAGATAAAGGCGACGCGGTTACCAGCCTCGAATCGGTTGCTATCAATTACTTTAAGCGGATAAAAATATTTACTGAGGCCGGCAAAGATGCAGCCAACGTGCGGATTACCTATTATAGCTGCGATGGCCTGGAACAGATCAGCAACCTGGAGGCCGAAACCATCAACCTGGAAGATGGCAAGATAGTGGCTACCAAAGTGGAGCCCAGCCAAATTTATACCGAACAAATTGATAAAAACCGCAGGGCCGTTGTTTTTGCATTCCCGCAGGTTAAGCCAGGCAGTGTTTTGGAGTACAAGTACCGCTTGGTAACCAGTTCAGCCGATGATTTTGTGGGCTGGGCTTTCCAGGAGGATATACCCGTTCGCTACAGCGAGTTAGCTGCCAAAATATCGTACAGCACGCTTTACAATATTATTACTACGGGCTACCAGCCCTTTGTTAAAGATACCAGCGTAGTAACAGGCAATTTTTTAGGCAAAGGCGACAGGCAATGCTGGTGGGCCAAAGCCAATCTGCCTTCGTACGCCAAAGAGCCATTTGTTACACCGGGCGTAAAAAACAAACAGGGCATTTATTTTCAGCTGAAATCGCTCAGAAGCGGGATGGATTTTGTTCGCTTTAACGATACCTGGGAAAGAATTGTACGCGAGATGATGACTAAAGTTTACTTTGCCGACCAACTGCACGAAAGCCTGAGCGACCAGGATGTGCTGATTAAAAAAGCCAAAAGCCTGGCCACCGACGACGAAAAAATAGCCTATCTGTTTGCCGAAGTTAAAAAAAGCGTTACCTGGAACAAGGTTAACGATTGGGCTACGGATAAAGGCGTAAAAGCAGCCTGGAGCAAAAAAACAGGCAACTCGGCCGAGATCAATATCATACTTTATAATTTGCTCAAAAAATCGGGCGTAAAGGTATACCCCATGCTGGTGAGCACACGCAATAATGGCGTGATTAACCCGAAATACGGGCAGTACGACCAAGCCAACGTAACTGTTGATTACATCCCCACTGCCGATACCAGCAAATATTATGTGCTCGACGCAGCCGGCCAATACAACCTTTATAACGAGGTGCCTGCGGAATTTTTAAACACCTACGGCATTGTGATCAATCCGGAAAAACGGGACGGTATGGCCAGGGCCAAATTTTTAACCAACGAAATACCCGCTAAAGAAGTTGTGATCATCGATGCCGCGATAACCGCCGATCATAAGGTATCCGGCAGCACCCTGATTGCCAACTATAGCTATAACAAAGCCTTTACCCAGGCTTTACAAAAAAAGTTAGGGGCCGAAAAGTATATCAACCATTTGATAGATAACAATAACGGCTTAAAAATAACCGAACCGGTTTTTGAGAACATGGAGGTTGACAGTCTGCCGCTAACCCAAAACTTCAATTTTGTACAGGAGCTAACCGCTGCCGATGATCAGTATATCTACTTTAACCCCAACCTGTTTTCGCCCCTGCACAGCAATCCCTTTTTAGGCGAGAAGCGCAATTCGGATATTGATTTTGGCTATTGTAATGCTTACATCATTAATGGTACCTATAAAATACCGCCAGGCTACAATATTGATGCTTTGCCTAAAAGCATGGTTTTAAACATGCCCGATAAAAGCATCGTATTTAAACGTGTAGCTGGCCTGCTTAACGGCTCCTTGCAGGTGCATTACAACATCACCTATACGCGGTCTACCTTTAGTGTGGGCCAGTATCCCGCTATTCGGGAGTTTTATAAAAAGATGTACAGCATGCTGAACGAGCCTATAGTGTTTAAAAAAAGCTGA
- a CDS encoding type II toxin-antitoxin system VapC family toxin yields MRNVFVDTNILIDLLAHRPPFSKFAIALFDMAEKKKVKLFTSSHAFATTHYLLKKHVEEKELRELLYSLLDFIDLVAIDNTIIKKSLLSKHKDFEDAIQIVAAGSVTAIDFIVTRNLKDFKDAEIKVLPPDEVMAYL; encoded by the coding sequence ATGAGAAATGTATTTGTAGACACCAATATCCTTATCGACTTGCTGGCTCATAGGCCGCCGTTTAGCAAGTTTGCCATAGCCCTTTTTGATATGGCGGAAAAGAAAAAAGTAAAGCTTTTTACCTCCTCACATGCTTTTGCTACCACACATTATTTATTAAAAAAACATGTTGAGGAAAAGGAATTAAGGGAACTGTTATATTCCTTATTAGATTTTATTGATCTGGTGGCTATCGACAATACCATTATTAAAAAAAGTCTCCTATCCAAACATAAAGACTTTGAAGATGCTATTCAGATCGTTGCCGCAGGATCTGTGACTGCTATAGATTTTATAGTGACCAGGAATTTAAAGGACTTTAAAGATGCCGAAATAAAGGTGTTGCCACCCGATGAAGTGATGGCATATTTGTAA
- the moaCB gene encoding bifunctional molybdenum cofactor biosynthesis protein MoaC/MoaB, producing the protein MRDITHKQITLRTARAIGVIFCTPETIQLIKTDALPKGNLFDVARAAGFIGAKLTPQLLPHCHPVQIDGMDMSFEFLDTEKHAEYFDAAVFNRSGIVITGNAKSIGRTGIEMEMLTAVSIAALEIYDMLKPVDKQLEIGHIKLLQKRGGKSDRERFFATPPICAVLVCSDSTAAGTREDKSGKLMIEMLKEVNADVVDYQVVADDVLQIQQQIKAWVAQDIHFIFTTGGTGLGPRDNTVSAVKALLEHEAEGIAEAMRGYGQQRTPLAMMSRGVAGTIAQSLVVTLPGSVGGVKESLEAILPGVFHARKMILGEGH; encoded by the coding sequence ATGCGCGATATTACTCATAAACAGATCACCCTGCGCACTGCCAGGGCCATTGGTGTTATTTTTTGTACGCCCGAGACCATCCAACTGATTAAAACCGACGCTTTACCCAAGGGTAACCTGTTTGATGTAGCCCGGGCCGCCGGTTTTATTGGCGCAAAGTTAACGCCGCAACTGCTGCCACACTGCCACCCCGTGCAAATTGACGGTATGGATATGAGCTTTGAGTTTTTGGATACGGAAAAGCATGCCGAATATTTTGATGCTGCGGTATTTAACCGTTCCGGAATTGTGATTACCGGCAATGCCAAGTCCATTGGCCGTACAGGGATAGAAATGGAGATGCTCACTGCCGTATCTATAGCCGCCCTGGAGATCTATGATATGCTGAAACCGGTTGATAAACAGCTGGAGATTGGCCACATTAAGTTATTGCAAAAACGCGGCGGCAAAAGCGACAGGGAGCGCTTTTTTGCCACACCGCCCATCTGCGCGGTACTGGTTTGTTCGGACTCTACCGCCGCCGGTACCCGCGAAGATAAAAGCGGCAAGCTGATGATAGAGATGCTGAAGGAAGTTAATGCCGATGTAGTAGATTACCAGGTGGTTGCCGACGATGTATTGCAGATACAGCAGCAAATTAAAGCCTGGGTAGCGCAGGATATCCACTTTATATTTACCACAGGCGGCACAGGCCTTGGCCCCCGCGATAACACGGTAAGCGCCGTAAAGGCCCTGTTAGAACACGAAGCCGAAGGCATTGCCGAAGCTATGCGCGGCTACGGGCAGCAGCGCACCCCCCTGGCCATGATGAGCAGGGGAGTAGCGGGCACCATAGCCCAAAGCCTGGTGGTTACGCTACCCGGCAGCGTAGGCGGCGTAAAAGAATCGCTCGAAGCTATTTTGCCGGGCGTTTTCCATGCGCGTAAAATGATATTGGGCGAGGGGCATTGA
- a CDS encoding HesA/MoeB/ThiF family protein: protein MTNTSQAYYQSHSKLNFIGAKGQVKLAGAKVLVIGAGGLGCPCLLYLAGCGIGTIGIADFDTVSLSNLHRQVLYSIEDIGQPKAAIAKKRLLQHNPHISINEHQFPVDQSNVLELMAQYDVVVDGTDNFAVRYLINDACVYLNKPLIYGAIYQTEGHVTVFNYHQSATLRCLFPEAGAESFIPSCADVGAYNIITGMIGTLMAGEVVKVILQNSEVLANKLVMFDALAVSFRAINYKQDPKNRAVSMARFKEPEAVTDISPEEFLALPRDAYELIDVREDWERDEHHIGGQHIPLHSINNHDFSALLKHRQLIFYCQQGTRSSAAVQILRKAGYSQARSLRGGLNALDD from the coding sequence ATGACAAACACATCGCAAGCATATTACCAAAGTCACAGTAAACTTAATTTTATTGGTGCTAAGGGACAAGTAAAACTGGCCGGCGCCAAAGTATTAGTGATTGGCGCAGGTGGCCTGGGCTGCCCTTGTTTATTGTACCTGGCGGGATGCGGCATCGGCACTATCGGGATAGCTGATTTCGATACCGTATCGCTCAGTAACCTGCACCGGCAGGTATTGTATTCTATTGAGGATATTGGCCAGCCTAAAGCCGCGATAGCCAAAAAAAGATTGCTGCAGCATAATCCGCATATCAGCATTAACGAACATCAATTTCCGGTAGATCAAAGCAACGTGCTTGAGTTGATGGCCCAATATGATGTGGTAGTGGATGGCACCGATAATTTTGCCGTGCGGTATTTAATTAACGATGCCTGCGTGTACTTAAATAAGCCGCTAATTTACGGCGCCATTTACCAAACCGAGGGCCATGTTACGGTGTTTAACTATCATCAATCGGCCACGCTGCGCTGCCTTTTCCCCGAGGCAGGTGCCGAATCCTTTATACCCTCCTGTGCCGATGTTGGCGCCTACAACATTATAACCGGGATGATAGGCACCCTGATGGCCGGCGAAGTGGTGAAGGTGATTTTGCAGAACAGCGAAGTGCTGGCTAATAAACTGGTGATGTTTGATGCCCTGGCGGTATCCTTCCGCGCCATTAACTATAAGCAGGACCCAAAAAACAGGGCGGTAAGCATGGCCCGGTTTAAGGAGCCCGAAGCGGTCACCGATATTTCGCCAGAAGAATTTTTGGCGCTGCCGCGCGATGCTTATGAACTGATAGATGTGCGCGAGGATTGGGAGCGCGATGAGCACCACATAGGCGGCCAGCACATTCCCTTGCACAGCATCAATAATCATGATTTTTCGGCCCTGTTAAAACACCGGCAACTGATATTTTATTGCCAGCAGGGAACGCGCAGCAGCGCCGCCGTGCAAATTTTACGCAAGGCGGGTTACAGCCAGGCGCGTAGTTTACGCGGCGGCCTGAACGCTTTGGATGATTAA
- a CDS encoding XdhC family protein has product MKEIQDILKAYALASEQGKQTALATVVLVEGSAYRRAGARMLVTDDGQLTGAISGGCLEGDALRKARLVMAQQQPMLVTYDTMDDDDAKLGVGLGCNGIIHILIEPIHPQNSNNPIQLLGIALSKRQNAVLVTLFSLQNRKAEQPGTCLLLSDGEAVFSPLNDEVLKGALTNDALQVLRSAQSITKTYFAQTAYTGFVEYLKPAISLVIVGAGNDAIPLNQLAHVMGWDITVVDGRANYALPERFPGAKQVIVAKPEQVLTKIAADGLTAIVLMTHNYNYEIALLKELLPKAMPYIGVLGPKKKLDRMLAELEDGGMSITPQQLQNVYGPVGLDIGSEGSEEIALSIVAEIKAVLSGRKGYSLKQKAMAIHTPEPEVK; this is encoded by the coding sequence ATGAAAGAAATACAAGACATTCTAAAGGCCTACGCGCTGGCCAGTGAACAGGGTAAGCAAACCGCCCTGGCTACGGTGGTGCTGGTTGAGGGCTCGGCTTACCGGCGGGCCGGGGCCCGTATGCTGGTTACCGACGACGGGCAGCTTACCGGCGCCATCAGCGGCGGATGCCTGGAGGGCGATGCCCTGCGCAAGGCGCGCTTAGTAATGGCACAGCAACAGCCTATGCTGGTTACCTACGATACCATGGACGATGATGATGCCAAATTAGGCGTGGGCCTGGGCTGCAATGGCATTATCCACATCCTGATCGAGCCCATCCATCCTCAAAACAGCAACAACCCGATACAACTGCTGGGCATCGCGTTAAGCAAAAGGCAAAACGCGGTGCTGGTTACTTTATTTTCGCTGCAAAACCGCAAGGCGGAGCAGCCCGGCACCTGCCTGCTGTTATCGGATGGGGAAGCCGTTTTTAGCCCTTTAAATGATGAGGTGCTGAAGGGCGCTTTAACCAACGATGCTTTACAGGTACTCCGGTCGGCACAATCCATCACCAAAACATACTTCGCTCAAACAGCATACACCGGCTTTGTTGAATATTTAAAACCTGCAATCTCCCTGGTTATTGTTGGCGCCGGGAACGATGCCATCCCCCTAAACCAACTGGCCCACGTGATGGGTTGGGATATTACCGTTGTTGACGGGCGGGCCAATTACGCCCTGCCAGAGCGCTTCCCCGGAGCCAAACAGGTAATTGTGGCCAAACCCGAACAGGTACTCACAAAAATAGCGGCCGACGGCCTTACCGCCATAGTGCTCATGACCCATAATTACAATTACGAAATAGCCTTACTAAAGGAGCTTTTACCCAAGGCGATGCCTTATATAGGGGTGCTTGGCCCCAAAAAGAAACTCGACCGCATGCTTGCCGAGCTGGAAGACGGCGGCATGAGCATCACACCGCAACAGCTGCAAAATGTTTACGGCCCGGTTGGCCTGGATATCGGATCGGAAGGGTCCGAAGAGATAGCGCTCTCCATTGTGGCCGAAATTAAGGCGGTTTTATCGGGCAGAAAGGGTTATTCGCTCAAGCAAAAGGCCATGGCCATCCACACACCCGAACCGGAAGTAAAATGA
- a CDS encoding malate:quinone oxidoreductase — protein sequence MLENRFNFAFLTTNMTKKNKSVENPDVVLIGAGIMSATLGAMLKQLQPDLTIEIFERLDIVAGESSDAWNNAGTGHSALCELNYTPQKIDGSIETSKAVNIAESFEVSKEFWAYLVEQKLVESPEKFIRSIPHMSFVWGDDNVDYLNKRHKALEQFHLFKGMQYTEDHQLIKQWVPLIMEGRNPEEKVAATRMEIGTDVNFGSLTRSLFTYLTAQPGVTMHMNHEVCDLKQDENHNWILTVRDINTKAKRKVTTKFIFIGAGGGSLSLLEKSDIPEGKGFGGFPVSGQWLKCVNPEVIEQHQAKVYGKASVGAPPMSVPHLDTRMINGKKALLFGPYAGFSTKFLKHGSFLDLPLSIKANNILPMMKAGLDNIPLTKYLIDQVRQSPEDRLEALKEYCPTAKMEDWELEVAGQRVQVIKKDPVHGGILEFGTEVVTAGDGSIAALLGASPGASTSVSIMIDLLKRCFASQLYTHEWQTKLKEMIPSYGQSLAENSQLLEETRARTSEVLNLVTLETA from the coding sequence ATTTTAGAAAATCGATTTAACTTTGCATTCTTAACAACCAACATGACTAAAAAAAATAAATCTGTAGAAAACCCTGATGTAGTTTTGATAGGTGCCGGCATTATGAGCGCTACATTAGGTGCCATGTTAAAGCAACTACAACCAGATCTGACTATAGAAATTTTTGAAAGGCTTGATATTGTGGCCGGTGAGAGTTCGGATGCATGGAATAACGCCGGAACTGGACACTCGGCACTCTGCGAATTAAACTACACGCCGCAAAAAATTGATGGCTCCATCGAAACCAGCAAGGCTGTTAACATTGCCGAATCTTTCGAGGTATCAAAAGAGTTTTGGGCCTACCTGGTAGAACAAAAACTGGTAGAGTCGCCAGAGAAATTTATCCGCAGCATACCACACATGAGTTTTGTTTGGGGCGATGATAATGTTGACTATTTAAACAAACGCCATAAAGCCTTAGAGCAGTTCCACCTGTTTAAAGGCATGCAATATACCGAAGACCATCAGTTGATTAAGCAGTGGGTTCCGTTAATTATGGAAGGACGTAACCCCGAAGAAAAGGTAGCTGCCACCCGGATGGAAATTGGCACCGATGTAAACTTTGGCTCGCTTACGCGCAGCCTGTTTACCTATTTAACGGCGCAGCCAGGCGTAACCATGCACATGAACCATGAGGTGTGCGATTTGAAACAAGACGAAAACCATAACTGGATTCTGACGGTAAGAGACATTAATACCAAGGCGAAACGCAAAGTAACTACCAAATTTATATTTATCGGCGCTGGTGGTGGCTCATTATCATTACTCGAAAAATCAGACATACCAGAGGGGAAAGGCTTTGGCGGTTTCCCGGTGAGTGGCCAATGGCTCAAATGTGTTAACCCCGAGGTAATTGAACAGCACCAGGCCAAGGTTTATGGCAAGGCCTCGGTGGGCGCGCCGCCTATGTCGGTACCGCATTTGGATACCCGGATGATTAATGGTAAAAAAGCTTTGTTGTTTGGCCCTTATGCCGGGTTCTCAACCAAGTTTTTAAAGCACGGTTCATTTTTAGATCTGCCGCTTTCCATCAAGGCCAATAATATTTTGCCGATGATGAAGGCAGGTTTAGATAATATTCCGCTTACCAAATACCTGATTGATCAGGTGCGTCAATCGCCCGAAGACCGCTTAGAGGCGCTGAAGGAATACTGCCCAACCGCTAAAATGGAAGATTGGGAACTGGAAGTTGCCGGCCAGCGTGTGCAGGTCATAAAAAAAGACCCTGTACATGGCGGTATTTTAGAGTTTGGTACAGAAGTTGTAACCGCAGGCGACGGTAGCATTGCCGCCCTGTTAGGTGCCTCTCCGGGCGCGTCAACATCGGTTTCTATCATGATCGATTTATTGAAACGCTGCTTCGCCAGCCAACTGTATACCCACGAGTGGCAAACCAAACTGAAGGAAATGATCCCTTCTTACGGGCAATCCTTAGCTGAAAATAGCCAGTTGTTAGAAGAAACCAGGGCCCGTACAAGCGAGGTTTTAAACCTGGTTACACTGGAAACAGCTTGA
- the cobA gene encoding uroporphyrinogen-III C-methyltransferase, with translation MEDRTIIPELYVMGAGPGDPELITVKGHKILQQANVVLYDNLASKELLSITRDDCEKIYVGKRPYGDYTPQERILELIKEKTFEKGLVVRLKGGDPFIFGRGYEEILFAREHGIKTHFIPGITSMQASGFLDIPLTHRSVSESVWMVTGTKKDGRLSADLRLAMESNATVVVYMGMKKLPEIVQTYIDAGNGNMPAAIIQHASLPQQKSVKGVIQDMPQLAEEHHLTHPAIIIIGRVVEVVE, from the coding sequence ATGGAAGATAGAACGATTATACCCGAACTGTATGTAATGGGCGCCGGCCCCGGCGACCCTGAACTGATTACGGTGAAAGGGCATAAAATTTTGCAACAGGCCAATGTGGTGCTTTATGATAACCTGGCCAGCAAAGAGCTGCTGAGTATTACCCGCGACGATTGCGAAAAAATTTATGTAGGCAAGCGCCCTTACGGGGATTATACCCCACAGGAGCGCATACTGGAACTGATTAAAGAAAAAACCTTTGAAAAAGGCCTGGTGGTGCGCCTTAAAGGCGGCGACCCGTTTATTTTTGGACGCGGCTACGAAGAGATTTTATTTGCCCGTGAGCATGGCATTAAAACCCATTTTATCCCGGGAATTACCAGCATGCAGGCCAGCGGTTTTTTAGATATCCCCCTTACCCACCGCTCTGTGAGCGAAAGTGTATGGATGGTTACCGGAACCAAAAAAGATGGCCGCCTATCTGCCGACTTGCGCTTAGCCATGGAAAGCAACGCCACCGTGGTGGTTTACATGGGCATGAAAAAGCTGCCCGAAATAGTGCAAACCTATATCGACGCCGGTAACGGCAACATGCCCGCCGCCATTATACAACATGCATCGCTGCCACAACAAAAATCGGTGAAGGGTGTTATACAGGATATGCCCCAACTGGCAGAAGAGCACCACCTCACCCACCCCGCTATTATTATTATCGGCAGGGTGGTTGAGGTGGTTGAATGA
- a CDS encoding nucleotidyltransferase family protein — translation MTGLVILAAGQSSRLGQPKQNLLYKGKTLLQHALVAATGSGCQPIVLVLGAHTAAIEPGIEGHAIQVIHNADWPEGMASSIRAGIIQLQQNPEVDSALMMLCDQPFANAQLLTSLLNKRQETGKGIIACTYNGTAGVPVLFDRQYFTELLSLKGHEGAKKLLARYADDTTLVDFAHGGVDIDTMEDYEGLVG, via the coding sequence ATGACGGGCCTGGTTATCTTAGCCGCGGGCCAGTCGAGCCGCCTGGGTCAGCCCAAACAGAACCTGCTCTATAAGGGCAAAACCCTGCTGCAACATGCCCTGGTAGCGGCAACAGGCTCCGGATGCCAGCCTATAGTATTGGTATTGGGCGCACATACCGCCGCCATTGAGCCGGGTATTGAGGGCCACGCGATCCAGGTTATCCATAATGCCGACTGGCCCGAAGGCATGGCATCATCTATCCGCGCGGGCATCATCCAGTTACAACAAAACCCGGAGGTTGACAGTGCACTAATGATGCTGTGCGACCAGCCCTTTGCCAATGCCCAACTGCTTACCAGCCTGCTTAACAAGCGCCAAGAAACCGGTAAAGGCATTATTGCCTGCACCTACAATGGCACCGCAGGCGTACCCGTACTATTCGACCGGCAATACTTTACCGAACTGCTCAGCTTAAAAGGCCACGAAGGAGCTAAAAAATTATTGGCCCGCTACGCGGATGATACCACGCTTGTTGATTTTGCCCACGGCGGGGTTGATATTGATACCATGGAGGATTACGAGGGTTTGGTTGGATAG
- a CDS encoding DUF4136 domain-containing protein: MKAIFQKSAICLVIATMLAACSTTTMVSSSWRKPAATANGFHHIFIAALTREVSTKQSIEVGLQSLLEQKGLKVTKSGDVFPPTFSTRSGQQRDLVLGKIQETNADGILTVNLLRRETETHYVPGSGYWNPGMRWGYYNRFWSYYNNWYPQVYNPGYYDQTKVYYIETNLYNAKTEELIWTAQSKTYDPSNIKSFLKGYIDAIYDRMVKDGLINAAPGQ; encoded by the coding sequence ATGAAAGCTATATTCCAAAAATCAGCCATCTGCCTTGTCATTGCGACCATGTTGGCCGCATGCAGCACAACAACCATGGTTAGCAGTTCGTGGCGCAAGCCGGCGGCCACTGCCAATGGTTTTCACCATATTTTCATCGCCGCTTTAACGCGCGAGGTAAGCACCAAACAATCCATTGAGGTCGGTTTGCAAAGCCTGTTAGAGCAAAAAGGCTTAAAGGTTACCAAAAGCGGGGATGTTTTTCCGCCTACATTTAGCACCCGGAGCGGTCAGCAGCGCGATTTGGTGTTAGGCAAAATACAAGAAACCAATGCCGATGGTATACTAACAGTTAACCTGCTGCGCCGCGAAACCGAAACCCACTATGTGCCGGGCAGCGGCTATTGGAACCCGGGCATGCGCTGGGGGTATTACAACAGGTTTTGGAGCTACTATAACAACTGGTACCCACAGGTTTACAACCCGGGTTATTACGACCAAACCAAGGTTTATTATATAGAAACCAACCTTTATAATGCCAAAACGGAAGAATTGATCTGGACGGCCCAATCTAAAACTTATGATCCAAGTAATATCAAAAGCTTTTTAAAGGGTTATATTGATGCTATTTACGACAGGATGGTGAAGGATGGCCTGATTAACGCCGCGCCGGGGCAATAA